Sequence from the Mycobacterium florentinum genome:
GCTACAACGGACGCGCCCGGCCGCTCGTCGTCACCGGTCGAGACGACCGGCACGACCAATACCGATGAACCCACGCCACGCTTGGGCAGCGTCGCGGCGACAGTGACAGCAGGAGCCTGGTAACCCGGTTCGATACTCACGCGTAAATACCCTAGTCACCGGCGTGCGGCCTGGGTTGGCTACGTCCCCGTGTGCAGGTCGAACGCGGTGACCGGGGCGTCAAAACCCTTGAGCTTCAACGGGCCTTGAGCGACCGCGGGCCGATCGGGCAACGCGTCACGCAGCTCCGACGAGGCCAGGATCTGCTCTGGCGCCGCGGCGGCCACGAGGCGGGCGGCCAGGTTGACCGGGTTGCCGAAATAGTCGCCATTGATGGCCACGACCGCGCCGAAGGCAAGGCCGGCGCGGACTTGCAGGCCCTCCTCGCGCGCTTTGGGGTGCTCGACGAGATGAACCGCCGCCTGCAGCAGCGCCTCGGGCGCCGAACTGACCCACATCACCTCGTCGCCGATGAACTTCACCACCCGGCCGCCGTCGGCGTGCACCACGTCGGACACCGTGCCGGCGAACTCGTTGAGCAGATGCGACAACTGCGCCGGCGTCAGCGCCTGAGTCAACGCGGTGAAGCCGGACAGGTCCGCAAAACCCACACCGCACACCACGGCCGACGACGTGTCGCGCAGGACGCCCTCGAAGTGCGTCCGAGCGCTGGTCAGATGATGGCGGTGCACGATGTCGATCAGCGTCCCGAGCCGGGGGACGAACTCGGCGACCGAGCGGTACGCCTGAGCGGTGGCGAGCTCGTCGTGAGTGTGGTCCATCTGGATGTCCGGCGTCCCGGAGCGAATCATCGTCGACTCGGCCTCAGCGAGCCGGGCCATCGCGGCTCCCAGTACCCGCAGCAGGCCGAAGGCGCCGTCCTGTCCGACCACCGTCCTGACCGCGAGCCAGGTGGCCAGGGCGTCGACGTCGGCCTGGCTCAGCACCGGAATATCGGGACCGGCGGCGGTCAGGCCGAGCAAAGCCCAGGCGCGGGCGACCTCCTCGGGCGCGACCCCGAGCTGCTCGGCGGCGGTCGCGAACGTGTAGATCGGCCGGCCCGACCACGACAGCACATCGCCGGCCAGGCCGAAGAGCCGGCCGCGGCGTTCGGCCTGCACCATCTCGTCGACCGTGAAGCCGAGGTCGTCCAGATACTTGATCAGGTCGGCCCGGTCGCGTGGGTTGGCGATTCCGGCGGCCTCCAGCTCATCGAAATCGAACACCTACCCAAGTGTGCCAGCACCGGACGCGATTAAGGTGGATCGTCGTGAGCGATGCGACGGAGCCCCTCAAAGGACCACTGGAAGATCGTCATCGCGAGTTGGGCGCCAGTTTTGCCGAATTCGGCGGCTGGCTGATGCCGGTTTCCTATGCGGGCACGGTCAGCGAGCACAACGCGACGCGAAATGCGGTGGGCCTGTTCGACGTCAGCCACCTCGGCAAGGCATTGGTCCGCGGTCCGGGTGCCGCGGCGTTCGTCAACTCCGCGCTGACCAACGATCTCGGCCGCATCGAGCCGGGCAAGGCGCAATACACGTTGTGCTGCACCGAATCCGGTGGCGTCATCGACGACCTGATCGCCTATTACGTCAACGACGACGAGATCTTTCTGGTGCCCAACGCCGCCAACACCGCCGCGGTGGTCGAGGCGCTGCAGGCCTCCCTAACCGCAGCTGCGCCCGCCGGCCTGACGATCACCAACGAGCATCGCAACTACGCGGTGCTGGCGGTGCAGGGACCGCGCTCGACCGACGTGCTGGCCGAGTTGGGGCTGCCGACCGACATGGATTACATGGCCTACGCCGACGCCTCCTTCTCGGGAGTGCCGGTGCGGGTCTGCCGA
This genomic interval carries:
- the gcvT gene encoding glycine cleavage system aminomethyltransferase GcvT: MSDATEPLKGPLEDRHRELGASFAEFGGWLMPVSYAGTVSEHNATRNAVGLFDVSHLGKALVRGPGAAAFVNSALTNDLGRIEPGKAQYTLCCTESGGVIDDLIAYYVNDDEIFLVPNAANTAAVVEALQASLTAAAPAGLTITNEHRNYAVLAVQGPRSTDVLAELGLPTDMDYMAYADASFSGVPVRVCRTGYTGEHGYELLPRWDTAGVVFDALVTAVSNAGGEPAGLGARDTLRTEMGYPLHGHELSLDISPLQARCGWAIGWKKDTFFGRDALLAEKAAGPRRLLRGLRMVGRGVLRPGLTVLAGDKPVGLTTSGTFSPTLQAGIALALIDTDAGVEDGRQVTVDVRGRAAECEVVRPPFVELKTR
- a CDS encoding adenylate/guanylate cyclase domain-containing protein codes for the protein MFDFDELEAAGIANPRDRADLIKYLDDLGFTVDEMVQAERRGRLFGLAGDVLSWSGRPIYTFATAAEQLGVAPEEVARAWALLGLTAAGPDIPVLSQADVDALATWLAVRTVVGQDGAFGLLRVLGAAMARLAEAESTMIRSGTPDIQMDHTHDELATAQAYRSVAEFVPRLGTLIDIVHRHHLTSARTHFEGVLRDTSSAVVCGVGFADLSGFTALTQALTPAQLSHLLNEFAGTVSDVVHADGGRVVKFIGDEVMWVSSAPEALLQAAVHLVEHPKAREEGLQVRAGLAFGAVVAINGDYFGNPVNLAARLVAAAAPEQILASSELRDALPDRPAVAQGPLKLKGFDAPVTAFDLHTGT